The Gimesia sp. DNA window CATATCGTGGACTGCCAGCCGATTGATGCCATCGGGTATCTGAAAGAATCCGGCTTTGAGATCAAGGAAGAGAACAACCTCGAAATCTGGACCATGCCGGTTGCAGTCCTGGTGGGCGTTTCCCCAGCCTGATAGAGCGGGGGTGGGCTGTTCCCGCTGCAGGGTGTTTTTACTGGCGATGCGGGTACGTATTTCGTAAGATATCAGTCTAACCCAATACGCCCCGCCCGTAAGTTAAACTCACGCCTTGCAGACTGGAACCTCAACATGAAATCACGCGCTTACACTTCGGCATTTGCCCTGTTCTGTTTTGTCGTCAGCTCTGTTCAATCGGGGCTCGCTGAAGAGAAACAGGAGCCACTGGAATTACCGCGGGTCGAGGCGTCCTACCATCCACCCTATTATTCGACCACTTACGAGCAACCAGAGAATCCCGCTGAAGGACAGCTGCAGATCGGCGTGACGTATACGCTCTGGATTCCCGAGGGACTCAAGCAGGTCCGCGGAATTATCGTTCATCAGCACGGTTGCGGTGAAGGGTCTTGCAAGGGAAGCGTCACCGCTGCTCATGACCTGCACTGGCAGGAACTGGCCCGCCGCAACGGATGTGCTCTTTTGGGGCCGAGCTTCCACCAGGTACAGGCTCAGAACTGCCGACTGTGGTGTGACCCGCGGAACGGGTCCAGCCAGGTCTTCACCGACTCGCTCAAGAAGCTGGCGGAGCTCTCCGGTCATCCGGAAGTTGCGACGGCTCCGTGGTGTCTCTGGGGCCATTCGGGGGGCGGATTCTGGTCGAGCCTGATGCAGATGCAGTACCCCGAACGAATTGTCGCGATCTGGTTCCAGTCTGGTACCGCCTTTGGTTACTGGACGAAAGGTGAGATTGAGGCTCCCACGATTCCCGAGGCAGCGATGCAGATTCCGATGATGGCCAATCCGGGTTTCAAAGAGAAAGGTCACGAACGGTTCCGTCGCGCCTGGGATGGCAGTCTGGCGATGTTCAAAGCCTATCGTGCCAAAGGAGCTCCGATCGGCTTTGCCCCGGATCCTCGTACGGGACACGAAACCGGGGACTCACGCTACCTGGCGATTCCCTTCTTCGACGCCTGTCTCAAGCTGCGCCTCCCGGACCAGGTGGGATCGGCGCTGAAAAAAGTGGATGTTGAGCAGGGCTGGCTGGCACCGCTGAACAGCGAAGAGACGCCGGTTCCCTTTGATCAATATTCCGGAGACAAGGCGACCGCCGTCTGGTTGCCCAATCAAACCGTCGCGCTGGCCTGGCTCGACTTTGTGAAAACCGGTGCTGTCGAAGATCAGACACCCCCGCCTGCACCGACCAACGTCAAAGTCGACTCAAAGACCGGTACCATCACCTGGAACGCGGGTACGGATTTTGAAAGCGGTCTGCAACAATTTCTGGTTCAACGCGATGGAAAGACCATCGGTCAGGTTCCCGAAAAACCGACGAATCGCTTCGGACGCCCGCTGTTTCAGAATATGAGCTACGGTGATACTCCCGTATTGCCGCTGCTGAAGTTTCAGTTCGTGGACAAAACTGCTGAACCAGGGCAGGCGCATCAGTATGAAGTGATTTCCGTCAACACGGCAGGGCTGAAATCCGAGTAAGCTTAGAGATTCTGAGGGCACATACCCCGGAGGCTGATATGAACACATTGAGGCCGCGAGTTACATTTCCGGTTTCAGGCTCCTTTTTTCAGTTGAATTGAATCCTCAAAGATTTGAGACAGTTCAGACTGGTCCTGAAACCGCAGGATACTCTCCAATTCCACCGAGTTTAAATCCGCTGGGGAGCCGGTCATTCCTTCGAGATGATATTCAAATCCATCTGCAGTTTTTCTGTTAAATACAATAGTTACACCGAGTTCCCTCTCATAATCCTGTTTCAGAGCAGGTGAAAGTTCATGTTTCAATACAATCTTCATACGCGTAAGCCTATTGACTTGCGGTAATTCATCGGGCTTTACCTGAATCGTAGACTTCTGTTGCTGTCTGAAAACCTGATTACAGAGTTTGCGTACCTGACGATGCAGTTCTGTCAGGATGTAGAACTGTTGCAGATATTGCCAGGTTTTCTCTTTAACAAATTTCTTGAGACCAGGGTGCTCAATTGAGTTACGGGTCGCATCAGGCAATGAGTCACTTATCAAATTCTTTGCCATCAGAAGATCTTCGTCACGATGAAACCTGTAAGTTAGAATTCGAAGATAATATTGGATGAGAACTTTCAAATTCGATCGGCGGTCGTCCCTCAGTTCTTCAGCGACCAGGCTCTTTAACTTTTCGTAATATTCATTCTGAAAGCAACGTTCATAGAGGAATTGTTCGACAGTAAATCTGTGGTAATTTTCAGTCTGCCCCAAAATCCCCTCTTCAAATTTGAACTTGAAAAGCTGGAGATAAATCAGCGAGAGAATTTTCCGCAACCTGGCATTACCCGGATTCTTTTCCAATTTATTCTCTAACAAGCGACAACTGCTGTGTATTAAGGAAAGTTGCCTCACAGGCTGGTCAAGATATCCATTTAATTCCAGATAGACATCGTAATTCTGTTTCAAATCAGAAATTCCCAACAGTTGATCCCATACAGGATGCAACTTACCAAAGACCGTCGCCATTTCTCCCGCCGTTTCCTGTCGACGGCAGAAGCCCTCCACTTCATATTCATGAAAATGCAATGCGTGTGCTGCCGGAGCATAGAAAACCTGCATCCCATGTGAAGACAGTCGATAAGCCAGTTCAGTGTCTTCAAAATTGACTTTGTAAAACCGCGTATCGAAGTTGATCGGTTCCAGTGACAGCAGTTTGCTGGATACACTGACGTTGCACGTATAGAAGTGGGTGTAGTCGACAAAACTGTTTTCGGACATCTGGTCAAAACAAAACTGTTCGTGCCCGATCTGAGTAATATGAGTCAGAAGATGATTCTGCTTCTGTTCGGGATGCCAGTCGACTCGCCCCAGGATGGCAACATGATCACCGAATTCTTTCCCCAGTCTGACATGTAGATTTAAGAGGTCCGTTCCTGGATAGATGTCATCGCCGAGAAAGAGCAGTCGTCGTCCCCTGGCTGCCTCAATCCCGCTGTTTCTCGCTTTTGCAGGACCTGCATGCGGATTGGCCAGAATCTGCATTGGCAGCCTGTTTTGATACGACTTGAGGATCTTTATGGTTTCATCTTCTGAACCATCATCACAAAAAATCACTTCATAATCGACAGTGGTCGCAGCATCTGCTTTCAGCCAGCAATTCAGTAAGTCCATAAGTCGATCAGCCCTGTTGTAGGTTGGAATAACAACGCTGAGTTCAACAGGATATGACTTATGATCTGGATCTGGCGGAAAGGCACTAAGTCTGTTTTGAGATGATGACACTGAAATCCATTCCATATTTCTAAATCGAAAATGAGTTCGAAAGGCTTATATGGCGGTGGTATGTGAGATGAGATTTAAATGCCCGGGGATGGCAGAGAGGAGTCTGAGAGGTTCCAGGTAAACTTATAGACCAAACATCAAGATACGTAAAGCCCAAGATCCAAAGCCTGCATGCAAAGCAAATGATAACATTTTAAGCCAAATATAAGACAGATTATCACGACCAGCGAAACATTACACATACATAAAAGACAGGTCTGTAGATTTATTACTTATAGTAATTCTAGCCAATACAACTTATTTTCATGGTGTATCTTAGGTAAATGCGGAATACTCGATTCTCTTTAGTGGAGATCAGACAACTGTCGCCAGAGGAAACCGTCTAATGAACAAATACGAACATTCCTGTCTGATGCTTTCAGTAACCTGTTCTTCTTCCCCTGAGTCATCGGTTGTAAAATCTGGAAAGCCTCTCCACTTGCCTCAAAAAATAACTTCAGAAGATCAATCTATCCCCTCCCAGAGACAGAAAAGCTCATTCGGATTTCAGAGAAGCGATCTGCTGGAGATAAGGTTCTCATGATTGCATGATCTTCTTCAGGGGCGCGCACGGGTCAAGGGCAGAAACTCTCCAATGGTTTTGAAACCAGGCTGAAGCTGCGGTCAGATGAGTTGATTGTGCTCCGAATATGCTGTGAAATGATTTGAAAATCAGGGAGACAATTTGAAGATGTGCCTGATGTTCCGGTGAAAAACGGGAAAAATCGACGTCGATTCAGGTGCTGCTGACGAACCGGTTCAACAGATTCCAGTGCACGCATCATCCGCCTCGCGCGCGAAGCACAATTGCACAACAATACGATTCGGAGAGGGGGGTTCAAGATCAGTCTGTTCAGCTGAAAAATGGAGATTTGTACTCAACGACCTGCGTAATCTTCATTCTAAAACCAGAGCAGTAAATACCATGCAATAGAATGACTGAGGAGTACGAGCAAGTTACCTACGCTATGTAATATCAGAGGAATCAGAATCGTTTCACTTTTGAGAAACGCCCAGGCCAGAAACAAACCACCCAGCAGATTTTCAGGGCTGGGATTCCCATAAATAATGTGTAGTAACCCGAATAGAATTCCACTTACAGCGATCGTTTTCCGTTCGCCAATCAGGCTGTTTAACGAGACGCAGACCACAAATCTATAGATGGTTTCTTCCTGAAGAGGCGCCTCAATACACGATCCGGGAAGGAGTAGAAAAAAATGCTGAGGTTCGAAAAAATGAAAGGGGATTTCGTATCCCATTCGATACCAGAGCCCCCATCCCAAACCGATACAGATTGTGATAATAACGCCGATCTTGAGTGACGTTTTCACCCAGATACTCCAACCCTGTATAGGACGTCCCTGCAGTCCCAATGATTTGAGATTTCCTTCATTCAGATAGACCAGCGCAGCAAACGCGACCAGAGCCAATGAGAGACGGTAGCGGTCATAAACGTAATTGCCGTGAATCAACAGCATGTCGAGACCGACGGCAAAGACAGCGATTCCCAGGGACCAGTTCTGTTTGCAATACTGCTGCTCTATCCCTCTTCCGATTGCTGAATGCACGCGATCCTCACTGACTCGAAAGATTCCAAGGACTGCTTATGATAGCTTCTGAGTTATTCCCCCGGATATTTATCCCAGCGATAAGCGACTTTGGAGTTCTGCCAGAAGACTTTATCGAGGGCTGCCTGCCCTTTGTCCTGCAGATAATCGACCAGTATTTTCTGTAGCGTTACATAGTCGGCGGCCCGCTCTGAGACAGGCCAGTTACTGCCGAAGATCATGCGGTCGACACCAATCTGGTTCCAGATGACATCCAGCGTCGGGCGGTAATAGTCCACATCTGCGGGGACATCATTCGGACGATGTCGCGAGGCACCTTCCACCAGGGCAGAGACCTTGATGAAGACCTGCTTCTGATCAGCCAGTGCTTGCATGTAACGCCGCCATTCGGGATCGATTTCGTCGCCTTTGATCACAACGTTGCCGATGTGATCAACAACGATACTCAGGTCGGGAACCTGTTGGGCGACCTTGCGGGCCGCATCCAGGGTGACTGGTCCGCCGTTGAGATCGACCTGCAGGCCCTTGTCGGCCATGAATTTCAGATCGTCGATGAAGCGGGGTTGGGAGAGTCCTGGTTCGACCAGATTATGATTCACTCGGATGCCTTTGTAGATCGGGTTCTTAGCGAACCGTTTCAGTTGCTGACGAAACTGGGGATCGCCGGGAGTCAGACGTCCGACGAAGCCGATAATCACCGGATTGTCTTTCGCCACATCGAGGATCCACTGGTTGTCTTCGACCAGTTTACTGGCCTCCACAACGACGGTCGCATTGACCGGCTGGTACTTCTTCAGCGCCACGAAGTCTTTAGGAAGGACGGTCCGGTAGAGCGATGAATTCTTTGGGGGCCAGGGAACTCCCTCGGGACGGCTGGGATCGTAGAAGTGGGTGTGCGTATCGACAACCTTCTGAGGCAGTAATTCCTGTGTTTTCTCCGCAGCAGCAAAGTTAAGACCAGTCTGAGCTGCGACAAGGCCTGCCGAAGCCGATTTCAGGAAGTGACGACGATTCATGGATTGCATGGGGGTACCTCGAGGCTGGTGAATCTGGATGTCTGTACGCCGTTCTTAACAGCATATCAGAACTTGGACCGCTGGCCAGTCAGAATTCCTGCGGAGGAGCAAATCTCCAAGGCTCACGTTTGAACAACGAGCCCGGCTTGACTTATCTATTTTCACAGACAGTCGCTCTGAAGGGCCGAATCAGGAAACGCACTTCCCATAGAGGGCTCTTTTTGCTAACTTTCACGCACTGTCTATCTTACTATGCATCTTATGGGAGCCTGTTGCCAGGGTTGGCAACGTGCAAATTCAACGGACTTGAGATTGTGATGCCCCAGCCGGAAAACCGTAATTCGAAATGGAATCAGCGTGAGGAACTCACGTCTGAAGCGGAAACGGAAGCGGTCGAGAGTGGGGAATACAGTGATCTCGCCGATGAGCCTGCTCAGGAAGCGGACTGGTATTCGCATGAAATCGACGACGATGCCGACGAATACGACCTCTCCTTGAAGTTCGAAGACTTTGCTCCGCTCTGGCTGCAGAAAGCCAAATCATTATACGACAGCAACCCGGAATGGTCGGTGGCCTCAGCACTAGGTGTCCTGGCGTTGACTCTGACCACCCTGCTCTTTCTATCGATGCCCGCACCTTCGAAAGAACCTGTGGCAGCAGTTCCTGAAGCGGAGATCCCCTTTATTCTGGAACCGACGGTCACTTACCAGGACTTTGACTCGGAGCCCATTGACACACGCCTCGAAGTCGAACCGGATGCTGCTTTGCCGGTGGAGTTGATGGAGAGTGAACCGCTGCTGGTCTCTTTTGGAGAATTGCCAAACACTCTGGTAGAACACGCAGCCCCCCGGGAAAGAATGCCGGAATTTACGCTGCCCGATTTCAACATCCCTCCCGAGCCTCCAGCGGCTGCGCCTGAACTGGCGATGAATGTTCAACGAATTCAGATCATCGAACGCGAGATGCTCGATCCTGCGATTGACGAACCATTTCTGGTAGAAGCGAACCCAACGGCGATAGCGAATCCACAACAACTGGAGCCAGGCGACCGGCTGCTGTTTGATCGAAGCTGGCAGCGCATCGATCTCGTCCGGGCGGATCAACAGTCCGAGCCCGCCATTCGTCCCACCTTGTACCACGAACGTTTTCCGGGAGGAGAACATGTGCAGGTCGGACGCGAGCAACCACAGGAACGGAGCCGACTGGATCACCTCACACGCGTGACTGCACCGCGACAACAGGAAGAGCTCCAAATTGAAATCCGTAAGCAGGCTCCTCAGGAAGGGTCTTCTCAAAAACTGTTGACTTATTCCATTCTGGTTAAGAATGGAGGCAGCTCACCCGTTTATGATGTGCAGGTAGAAGAGACGATTTCTCCAACTGCGAGCCTGGTAGATCTTTCACCGTCGGCTGAAGTCAATCAGAATCTGGTCACCTGGAAAATGCCACAACTGGATGCCGGCGAAGAACGGGAACTGCAGGTTAAAGTCTTTCCGAATCAGGAAGGTCAGGTACAGACCAGTTCTGCGATCCGCCTGGCCTCAAATGTGACTTCGGCCACGGAAATTACCGCCCCCGAACTGGCCCTACAGGTTAATGGTCCCGAAGCGGTCACCGCGGGTGAAGTATTCGCGATGGATTTTCTGATTACGAATCAGGGACAGCAGTCTCAGGCGGATGTGAGTCTGAATCTGGATCTTCCCGAAGGTCTCACACACGACCAGGGGCGTCAGTTGACCTTCAAAATTGATCAGCTCGCAGGAAATGAATCACGCCGGTTGCGTGCCCGAGTGAAAGCAGTCAAGACCGGGCAGGTCACTTCGCAGGCCGTACTTGTTCTGCAGGGCCGCTCGCTGGACGAAGCCGCTTTGCAGCAGGAAGTCAGTGCTCCTGCTCCTCAACCAGAGGCCAAACCTGCAACACCACAGCAACCGGCTGCTCCCGCGAAGCCAGCTACTCCCACGCCAGCACAGCCGGCTCCTGTAACGGCTCCCAACTGCCCCTGTCAGCCGCCTGTCTATTATCTGCCTGTTCCCTGGATGATCCCCTGAACAACGCAGAGTTGAATGGCTCTCCCGACTTCGGTTACTATCAACGCTGAACTCAGCATCGGAATGTAACCCTGGAATCAGTGGAGAACTCACCATGTCTGCCTGCCTCGCTGTAATGTCGCCACGCCTGTTTCTACTTGGCCTGCTCGTATTTCTGGTGAATGATCACCAAAGCACTTCCGCATACGGACAGCAGCTGGATCATAAACAGGGAGAGATGGCAGGAGAGGTCGATTCCGGTTCCGTTATTCTGCAGTCTCGACTGACGGCTCCTGAACTGGACGAAACGGGCGATGTTCCCGGCAGAGCGGGTGTGGGGCGATTTGAAATCTCGACGGACAAGAGTTTTTCCATTTCGCGTTATACGGACTGGCTGACGGCCAAACCCGAATCTGACTTTATCCTGAAAACAAAAGTGACAGGCCTCCAACCGGGAACCCGCTATTTTTATCGCCTGCAGTTTGGTGCAACAGAGAACAACACCGAAACGGGCCCCGTCAACACATTCCAGACACTCCCCGCCCCGGAAACATTGGCCGAGATGTCTTTTGTGGTCGTGACGGGAATGAATTATCGCGCCTTCTATAAAGGGCTTGCCGGGCGTCCCGCTTACAAAGGAAAAGATCGCGACCTGGGATTTCCGGCACTGGCCAGCATCCTCAAGCTCAGGCCAGACTTTTTCGTGGGCACCGGGGATAACGTCTACTACGATCACCCTTACGACAATCCCGCCAGGACACCTGCCGAGCTGAGAAAGAAATGGCACGAACAGTTTGTGCAACCACGCTATGTCGATCTGTTCGCAAACGTCCCGACCTATTGGGAAAAGGACGACCACGATTTTCGGTACAACGACTGTGACTTATCAAAGAAGAAGCGTGAGCCGGGAGTCGAACTCGGACTGGAGACCTTTCGCGAACAGGTGCCAGTCGTGGATCCGGATGAGAGTGATCCGATCACTTACCGTAACTATCGTATGGGCAAGCTGCTGCAGGTCTGGTTCACTGAAAATCGAGACTATCGCAGCAACAACCGCGACAAAGATGGTCCGGAGAAAACGATCTGGGGGAAGAAACAGCGTGCCTGGCTGCAGGAGACTTTGCAGAATTCAGACGCGACGTTCAAGGTGCTGATTTCTCCTACGCCAATGATCGGCCCCGATGGGAAAGGAAAAATTGATAACCACACCAACATCAATGGATTCCGCCATGAACGCGATTCGTTCTTTCAGTGGATTAAAGATCAGAAGCTGGACGAGAACGGATTTTACATCGTGTGCGGCGACCGTCACTGGCAGTATCATTCGATTCATCCGACAGGTGTGGAAGAATTTTCCACCGGTGCACTGGTTGATGCCAACTCGCGACTGGGAGTCGCCCCGGGAAACAAAAAGGGGACCGACCCGGAAGGCCTGGTCAAGCAGCCATACACTTCGAATCCGGCTTCGGGTGGTTTTCTGTATGTCAAAGTGACACCGAAGAAGGAAGATTCAAAAGCCCTGCTCCAGTTTCTGTTTTATGACGAGCAGGGTAAGCTGTTGCACCAGGTCGATAAAACGCAGCCTCTGAAACCCTGACAAAGAGTATTGAAGTTGCCTTGCATCCGGTGATTCACCAAAGCTAGCATAAATAAAGTCCGTTTCCGGTATGACACTTTACTAATTGAGTCGCACATATGAACCATGCTCTACGCCTCGCAAGTTTTCTGATTCTGACCGTCAGTCTCGTGGTCTGTCACCTCGAAACGGTTTCTGCAAATAACGCTTCACCCGGCACGATCAGCATCAGAGCCGGGAAGACTCCGCTGCAAAATCAACCGGTGAGCGTGGACCTGTCTGATTCCCAAGCGATGACTCAGCCTCTGCATCTGATCGATCCCGCTTCGCAGGAAAAGATTCCGGTTCAGATCGAAACCCGGGACGGGCAGCCGAGCCGACTCTGGTTGATTTATCCCGGCACACTGGCAGCCGGTGAGACAAAAACGCTGGATCTGAAAACGGGAGCGGTACCTGCGGCCCGCGAAGTGACGATCAAAGATACCGGCAAGGCCTACCAGATCATGATTGGTCAGCATGAGGTTCTGGCCTACAACTACAAGCATGTTCCCGCGCCGAAAGACCTGCATCCGCTGTATGGCCGCAGTGCTCATATTCATCCGATCGTGACCCCAGGTGGCAAAGTCGTCTCGGATGAATTCCCTCCCGACCACGCTCACCAGAGCGGACAGTTTCTGGCGTATACCAAATGTATTTTTGAGGGACGCCCTACCAATTTCTGGGAGATCAAGAGTAACAAGGGCCGCGTACGGTTTCATAAACTGCTGTCAAAACAGTCAGGTCCGGTGTTCGGTGAATTACAGGTCGAACAGGAATTTGTCGACCTGACAGGAACTGCTGAAAAAGTCGCTTTGAAAGAGATCTGGACCATTCGTGTCTGGAATCAGCTGGAAGCGGATCCGGAATACTGGATGTACGACATCACTTCCAATGCGCGCTGTGCGTCTGACAGCCCGCTGTACCTACCTGAATACCATTACGGCGGCATGGCGATCCGCGGTGGTCGGGGCTGGACAAAAGAAAACTGCCGCTTCCTGACATCGAATGGAAAAACTCGCGAAAACGGCAATCACGACCGCTCCCGCTGGTGTGATATTTCCGGACGGCAAACAGCCGATGAATCTTTCAGTGGCTTTACGATTTTAAGTCACCCGCAGAACTTTCGTTTCCCGGAGCCGGTTCGCATTCATCCCTCTATGCCTTACATGGTTTTTACCCCCAGTGTGCTCGGCGACTGGAAAATAGAACCCGGGACGCCTAATATCAGTCGCTACCGATTTCTGGTTCACAATGGTCAGGCGCTCTCAAACACTGACCAACTCTGGAACAGCTATGCCCACCCACCCCAAGTCACATTGAAACTGGCTGCTCCCACCGAAACTGAAAAATGAAAGTAACACAATGATCTGGGACCTGCACTGCCACCTCTCCGGGGTGGATGGAAAAACGGTCGATGAACGCATCGCCCAGTTAATGGTCTATGCTGACCGGATGGGCGTAGAACGCCTGATCTTTTTTATGGGCTGGCCCTTTCTGATCGATCCGACGCCCCAACAATTCCGCGAGCAGAACGACCAGGTCATGCAGGCCATCAGCCACTGGCACGATCGGGCGTTCGGCTTCGTCTATCTGAACGCCAAGTATGTGGATGAAAGTCTGGAAGAACTGGACCGTTGCGTGAAAAATGGTCCCATGATCGGTGTTAAGTTGTGGGTCGCTGCCCGCTGTAATGATCCGGCCATCGATCCGATTATCAAACGCGCCGGGGAACTCAAAGCCCTGATCTATCAGCACACCTGGTTTAAAACCGGTGGGAACCTGACAGGCGAATCGACGCCCAGCGACCTGGCCCTGATGGCAGCCCGACATCCCGAGATCCCCATCATCGCCGGACACACAGGAGGCGACTGGGAACTGGGTCTGCGGGCGATTCAAAACAGCCCGAATCTCTACGCGGGGATTGGTGGCTCCGATCCGACAGCCGGCATGACGGAGATGGCTGTCCGCACACTGGGAGCGGAACGAGTGCTGTATGGCAGCGATATCGGCGGCCGCAGTTTTTCATCTCAACTGGCAAAGGTTCAGGGAGCCGATATTCCCGAGGTGTCTAAACGACTGATTCTGGGTGGTAACCTCAAGCGACTGTTGACCCCCATTTTGAATGAAAAGGGGATCAAAGTATGATTTATGACGTCAACGTTTATCTCTCACAGTGGCCGTTCCGCCGTCTGCCCAATGATGACACTGCTTCCCTGGTCAGAAAGCTCAAACAGAATCAGATTCAAAAGGCCCTGGCCGGCAGTTTCGATGGGCTGCTGCACAAAGATCTGATGTCGGTGAATCAAAGGCTGGTTACAGAGTGTCAAACCAAAGGGGAAGGCATCCTGGTTCCCGTCGGCAGCATTAATCCGCGTCTCCCAGGCTGGGAAGCGGATGTCATCGCCTGTCACGAAAAGTGGAAGATGCCCGGCATCCGGCTGCATCCGAATTATCACGAATACGAACTCAGTGATCCTGCCGCGAAGAAACTGTTTGCCCTGGCTGCCGAGCGTGGACTGTTCATCCAGATTGCCATGCGGATGGAAGACGAACGCACACAGCATCCGCTGGTGCGCGTGCCCGATGTGAATTTTGAAGCATTGCCGGGCCTGATGAAACAGCATGAACAGCTGCAGGTCACCGTTTTGAATGGCATGAAATCACTGCGAGGTGCGAATCTGACACGCTTGACGGAAAACCCGAATCTGACGATCGAGATCGCGATGCTGGAAGAAGTAGGCGGAATCGAGAAGCTGATGAAACAGGTTCCGTATCAGCAGATCCTGTTTGGTTCTTACTATCCGTTTTTCTATCTGGAATCGAGCCTGAATAAACTTAGAGAATCACAACTGGGTCAGGAAATCGAAACCAAAATCACCTGGGAGAATGCACAGAACCGGTTCGTGAAGAGGCAATCGTAATGGCTGTGCTTACTCGGTCCATTCCAGGTAGGGATCGAGGCCCATTTTATGAAACATCTCGATACGGAATTTTTCCTGCTTGAGCATGTCACGCCGCTGTTTGCGATGGAGTTTCTCGAGGAAGTCCTGCGTCTTCTTGAAAAACGAAATCCAGCCGGGTGACAGTTCGCCGCGTTCATCGGCTTTCGCAGAGCGGATGATCTGATTCAGCTGGTTCAATTCCAGACAGCGGAGCAGTTCATCCTCGAGAGAGAGGAAAAACTGATAGTGCCCAGGGTCACCCTGACGAGCCGAACGACCGATTAGCTGACGGTCAATACGGGCTGAGGTATGCATTTCCGTAGCGATCACATGCAGACCGCCATTTTCGCGAACGATGTCTTTGAGCAGGATGTCGGTTCCCCGCCCCGCCATGTTCGTGGCGATCGTCACGCGGGCAGGTTCGCCCGCTTTTTTGACGATCTCAGCTTCCTGTTCGTGATACTTGGCATTCAGAATCTGATGCGGAATCGCCTTCATCGCCAGCAGATCTCCCAGCTCTTCTGAAGCTTCCACCGAAGGGGTACCGACCAGAATGG harbors:
- a CDS encoding glycosyltransferase family 2 protein, translating into MEWISVSSSQNRLSAFPPDPDHKSYPVELSVVIPTYNRADRLMDLLNCWLKADAATTVDYEVIFCDDGSEDETIKILKSYQNRLPMQILANPHAGPAKARNSGIEAARGRRLLFLGDDIYPGTDLLNLHVRLGKEFGDHVAILGRVDWHPEQKQNHLLTHITQIGHEQFCFDQMSENSFVDYTHFYTCNVSVSSKLLSLEPINFDTRFYKVNFEDTELAYRLSSHGMQVFYAPAAHALHFHEYEVEGFCRRQETAGEMATVFGKLHPVWDQLLGISDLKQNYDVYLELNGYLDQPVRQLSLIHSSCRLLENKLEKNPGNARLRKILSLIYLQLFKFKFEEGILGQTENYHRFTVEQFLYERCFQNEYYEKLKSLVAEELRDDRRSNLKVLIQYYLRILTYRFHRDEDLLMAKNLISDSLPDATRNSIEHPGLKKFVKEKTWQYLQQFYILTELHRQVRKLCNQVFRQQQKSTIQVKPDELPQVNRLTRMKIVLKHELSPALKQDYERELGVTIVFNRKTADGFEYHLEGMTGSPADLNSVELESILRFQDQSELSQIFEDSIQLKKGA
- a CDS encoding type II CAAX endopeptidase family protein; translation: MHSAIGRGIEQQYCKQNWSLGIAVFAVGLDMLLIHGNYVYDRYRLSLALVAFAALVYLNEGNLKSLGLQGRPIQGWSIWVKTSLKIGVIITICIGLGWGLWYRMGYEIPFHFFEPQHFFLLLPGSCIEAPLQEETIYRFVVCVSLNSLIGERKTIAVSGILFGLLHIIYGNPSPENLLGGLFLAWAFLKSETILIPLILHSVGNLLVLLSHSIAWYLLLWF
- a CDS encoding amidohydrolase family protein is translated as MQSMNRRHFLKSASAGLVAAQTGLNFAAAEKTQELLPQKVVDTHTHFYDPSRPEGVPWPPKNSSLYRTVLPKDFVALKKYQPVNATVVVEASKLVEDNQWILDVAKDNPVIIGFVGRLTPGDPQFRQQLKRFAKNPIYKGIRVNHNLVEPGLSQPRFIDDLKFMADKGLQVDLNGGPVTLDAARKVAQQVPDLSIVVDHIGNVVIKGDEIDPEWRRYMQALADQKQVFIKVSALVEGASRHRPNDVPADVDYYRPTLDVIWNQIGVDRMIFGSNWPVSERAADYVTLQKILVDYLQDKGQAALDKVFWQNSKVAYRWDKYPGE
- a CDS encoding alkaline phosphatase D family protein; the protein is MSACLAVMSPRLFLLGLLVFLVNDHQSTSAYGQQLDHKQGEMAGEVDSGSVILQSRLTAPELDETGDVPGRAGVGRFEISTDKSFSISRYTDWLTAKPESDFILKTKVTGLQPGTRYFYRLQFGATENNTETGPVNTFQTLPAPETLAEMSFVVVTGMNYRAFYKGLAGRPAYKGKDRDLGFPALASILKLRPDFFVGTGDNVYYDHPYDNPARTPAELRKKWHEQFVQPRYVDLFANVPTYWEKDDHDFRYNDCDLSKKKREPGVELGLETFREQVPVVDPDESDPITYRNYRMGKLLQVWFTENRDYRSNNRDKDGPEKTIWGKKQRAWLQETLQNSDATFKVLISPTPMIGPDGKGKIDNHTNINGFRHERDSFFQWIKDQKLDENGFYIVCGDRHWQYHSIHPTGVEEFSTGALVDANSRLGVAPGNKKGTDPEGLVKQPYTSNPASGGFLYVKVTPKKEDSKALLQFLFYDEQGKLLHQVDKTQPLKP
- a CDS encoding PmoA family protein is translated as MNHALRLASFLILTVSLVVCHLETVSANNASPGTISIRAGKTPLQNQPVSVDLSDSQAMTQPLHLIDPASQEKIPVQIETRDGQPSRLWLIYPGTLAAGETKTLDLKTGAVPAAREVTIKDTGKAYQIMIGQHEVLAYNYKHVPAPKDLHPLYGRSAHIHPIVTPGGKVVSDEFPPDHAHQSGQFLAYTKCIFEGRPTNFWEIKSNKGRVRFHKLLSKQSGPVFGELQVEQEFVDLTGTAEKVALKEIWTIRVWNQLEADPEYWMYDITSNARCASDSPLYLPEYHYGGMAIRGGRGWTKENCRFLTSNGKTRENGNHDRSRWCDISGRQTADESFSGFTILSHPQNFRFPEPVRIHPSMPYMVFTPSVLGDWKIEPGTPNISRYRFLVHNGQALSNTDQLWNSYAHPPQVTLKLAAPTETEK
- a CDS encoding amidohydrolase family protein produces the protein MIWDLHCHLSGVDGKTVDERIAQLMVYADRMGVERLIFFMGWPFLIDPTPQQFREQNDQVMQAISHWHDRAFGFVYLNAKYVDESLEELDRCVKNGPMIGVKLWVAARCNDPAIDPIIKRAGELKALIYQHTWFKTGGNLTGESTPSDLALMAARHPEIPIIAGHTGGDWELGLRAIQNSPNLYAGIGGSDPTAGMTEMAVRTLGAERVLYGSDIGGRSFSSQLAKVQGADIPEVSKRLILGGNLKRLLTPILNEKGIKV
- a CDS encoding amidohydrolase family protein; translated protein: MIYDVNVYLSQWPFRRLPNDDTASLVRKLKQNQIQKALAGSFDGLLHKDLMSVNQRLVTECQTKGEGILVPVGSINPRLPGWEADVIACHEKWKMPGIRLHPNYHEYELSDPAAKKLFALAAERGLFIQIAMRMEDERTQHPLVRVPDVNFEALPGLMKQHEQLQVTVLNGMKSLRGANLTRLTENPNLTIEIAMLEEVGGIEKLMKQVPYQQILFGSYYPFFYLESSLNKLRESQLGQEIETKITWENAQNRFVKRQS